The following coding sequences are from one Parabacteroides pacaensis window:
- a CDS encoding dihydroxyacetone kinase subunit DhaK, which yields MAQIKTKFINDTDHITKELLEGYVLAYKDKVALGAENIVVRATPKSEDKVAILTLGGSGHEPALSGFVGEGMLDASIVGDIFAAPGAQRVFQALQMFKRDAGILLVVLNHSGDIMSANMACQLAERAGIKVKRIITHDDMSAGIGAADEDRRGLAGCIPLFKIIGAAAEEGKSLDELIEIGERFNKQIATLAVATGSCTHPQNGAVISELPEGIMEIGMGQHGEGGGGRQSLVSADDTAEQMISILLQQVQPQAGEKVLLYINGVGGTTHMEMSIIFRKAYQILKEKGIEVVDGKLQELLTVQEQSGFQMMLGKLDEDHVDLLKNKQADTPYWTTIGK from the coding sequence ATGGCACAAATCAAGACTAAGTTTATCAATGATACGGATCATATAACAAAAGAGTTATTGGAAGGATACGTATTGGCTTATAAGGACAAAGTAGCATTAGGTGCGGAAAATATTGTAGTGCGTGCTACACCAAAAAGTGAAGATAAAGTCGCTATCCTTACCCTGGGCGGTTCCGGGCACGAACCGGCATTAAGTGGATTTGTAGGAGAAGGAATGCTGGATGCTTCTATTGTAGGAGATATTTTTGCCGCACCGGGTGCACAACGGGTTTTTCAGGCATTGCAAATGTTTAAACGCGATGCAGGAATCTTGTTGGTGGTATTGAATCATTCCGGCGATATAATGAGTGCAAACATGGCATGCCAATTGGCGGAACGTGCCGGCATTAAAGTAAAAAGAATTATTACCCATGATGATATGAGTGCCGGGATCGGTGCGGCAGATGAAGACCGTCGTGGATTAGCCGGTTGTATTCCTTTATTTAAAATTATCGGAGCTGCTGCGGAAGAAGGAAAAAGCTTAGATGAACTAATTGAAATCGGGGAACGGTTTAACAAACAAATCGCAACTTTGGCAGTAGCTACCGGATCGTGTACCCATCCTCAAAACGGAGCTGTTATCAGCGAATTGCCGGAAGGCATTATGGAAATAGGTATGGGACAACATGGTGAAGGAGGAGGAGGACGTCAAAGCCTAGTTTCAGCCGATGATACAGCCGAACAAATGATCTCTATCCTGCTTCAACAAGTCCAGCCTCAAGCGGGAGAGAAGGTTTTACTCTATATCAATGGCGTAGGAGGAACTACGCACATGGAAATGAGTATTATTTTCCGGAAAGCTTATCAAATCCTTAAGGAAAAAGGAATAGAAGTAGTGGATGGTAAACTCCAGGAATTGCTTACGGTCCAGGAACAATCGGGATTCCAGATGATGTTAGGTAAATTGGATGAGGATCATGTGGATTTGCTGAAGAACAAACAAGCAGATACTCCTTATTGGACAACCATTGGTAAATAA
- the ccsA gene encoding cytochrome c biogenesis protein CcsA, whose amino-acid sequence MKMKAIRFPVLGSTKTTIVLLFMYAIILAGATFLEKYHGTVAAKAMIYYSPVFILLQLFMVLNFIVILWQRNYLKSRKWGLLVSHISFIVILFGALVSHLFSEEGMIHIREGESSDQLIIQTQRGTTYKTLPFRLELIKFNLEYYPGSTSPSAYESELKVHVDGRTFETKVFMNNVLDLKGYRFFQASFDQDEKGTILSVNRDVWGRNITYTGYAFLLIGLILCLTGKNSRFRILNHQLKEIKNTTAKLTVCIILLLSPSFNLNAKNTSKENDKQIVDVLQTYIIAPEHAAKFGSLPMQSFRGRMIPVNTFSSEIVRKLHKKEKVGKLNSDQFLLSVLSLPEMWMRVPFIAVSNKELINYFDLTGKESSYADMFDTNGQYKLEEMVRKAYNKMPSQRTGFDKDLLKLDEQINIFHQILNKQLINLFPLESDPNNKWYAPGEDLSDFSGQDSMFVSRIMDWYLSEVQTGMKSGNWQKADEVLNMVVTYQQAKNKTLDIHPEKIQREIQYNKLGIFQKCKLGYLILGGLLLIISFCTLFKKSKFLTIIYGILALSVIGISFFQMFGMGLRWYIGGYAPWSNSYETMVYVAWATVFAGLLFIRRSSLTFALATLFGGVILFVSGLNLMDPQIGTLVPVLKSPWLMFHVAVIVAAYGFFGISFLIGITNLVMMCFSSPRTKPILVNRIKELSIINEMSLIIGLILMTTGTFLGAVWANESWGRYWGWDPKETWALITMVVYAVVTHLRLVPKFNNGWLFNFSSVLAFASVLMTFFGVNYFLNGMHSYGENSNIHGIFIYLYIIAGAISILSIFSYRGYNKQK is encoded by the coding sequence ATGAAGATGAAAGCGATCCGATTTCCTGTATTAGGTTCTACAAAGACTACGATTGTTCTTTTGTTCATGTATGCAATAATCCTTGCCGGAGCAACATTTTTGGAAAAATATCACGGCACTGTTGCAGCCAAGGCAATGATTTATTACTCTCCGGTCTTTATTCTATTACAGCTATTCATGGTTCTCAATTTCATCGTTATTCTTTGGCAACGTAATTATTTGAAAAGCCGGAAATGGGGATTACTTGTTTCCCATATTTCTTTTATCGTCATTCTTTTCGGAGCCTTGGTTTCCCATCTGTTTAGTGAAGAAGGCATGATTCATATCCGGGAAGGAGAAAGTTCAGATCAACTAATTATCCAAACGCAACGGGGGACAACCTATAAAACGCTCCCTTTTCGGTTGGAATTGATAAAGTTTAATTTGGAATATTATCCGGGTTCCACTAGCCCTTCTGCTTATGAAAGCGAACTAAAAGTTCATGTTGACGGACGGACTTTCGAAACAAAAGTATTTATGAATAATGTTCTTGACTTAAAAGGTTACCGTTTCTTTCAAGCTTCTTTCGATCAAGATGAGAAAGGAACGATCCTTTCTGTCAATAGAGATGTATGGGGACGCAATATTACTTATACCGGATACGCATTTCTTCTAATAGGTTTAATTTTATGCCTGACTGGTAAAAATTCACGTTTCCGCATCTTAAACCACCAATTGAAAGAAATAAAAAATACAACAGCTAAGCTAACGGTTTGTATCATTTTATTATTATCACCTTCCTTTAACTTAAACGCAAAAAATACTTCGAAGGAAAATGATAAACAGATCGTAGATGTACTCCAAACGTATATTATAGCACCCGAACATGCCGCTAAATTCGGATCTCTTCCCATGCAATCGTTCCGTGGGCGTATGATACCGGTAAATACATTTTCATCGGAAATAGTAAGGAAGCTACATAAAAAGGAAAAGGTCGGTAAATTAAATTCCGACCAATTCCTGCTTAGCGTACTGTCATTACCGGAAATGTGGATGCGGGTTCCTTTTATAGCTGTTTCAAACAAAGAATTAATAAACTACTTTGACCTTACAGGAAAAGAAAGTTCCTATGCAGATATGTTCGATACCAATGGCCAATATAAATTGGAGGAAATGGTAAGGAAAGCTTACAATAAAATGCCCTCCCAACGCACAGGTTTTGATAAAGATTTGCTAAAGTTGGATGAACAAATAAATATTTTCCATCAGATATTAAATAAGCAGTTAATCAATCTTTTCCCGTTGGAAAGCGATCCTAATAATAAATGGTATGCTCCGGGAGAAGATCTTTCAGACTTTTCAGGACAGGATTCCATGTTTGTTTCACGCATTATGGACTGGTATTTATCAGAGGTGCAAACAGGCATGAAATCCGGTAACTGGCAGAAAGCCGACGAAGTATTAAATATGGTAGTTACTTATCAACAAGCGAAAAATAAAACGTTGGATATACACCCCGAAAAAATACAACGAGAAATACAATATAATAAATTAGGAATTTTCCAAAAGTGTAAGCTTGGATATCTCATTTTAGGAGGATTGTTGTTAATAATCAGTTTTTGTACCTTATTTAAAAAATCCAAGTTTCTTACAATTATATATGGGATATTAGCCCTAAGTGTAATAGGTATATCCTTTTTCCAAATGTTCGGAATGGGACTGCGTTGGTATATCGGAGGATATGCCCCCTGGTCGAATTCGTACGAAACCATGGTATATGTTGCCTGGGCTACCGTATTTGCCGGATTGCTGTTTATACGCCGTTCTTCCCTTACGTTTGCATTGGCAACTTTGTTCGGAGGCGTGATTCTTTTTGTATCCGGGTTGAATTTGATGGATCCACAAATTGGTACGTTAGTACCTGTCCTGAAATCGCCTTGGCTCATGTTCCATGTGGCGGTGATTGTTGCAGCTTACGGTTTTTTCGGCATCAGCTTTCTGATAGGAATAACCAATTTGGTGATGATGTGCTTTTCTTCTCCTCGGACTAAGCCTATTCTTGTAAACCGGATTAAGGAATTGAGTATTATAAACGAAATGTCATTAATTATCGGCCTGATATTAATGACGACCGGTACTTTCTTGGGAGCTGTTTGGGCAAATGAGTCGTGGGGCCGCTATTGGGGCTGGGATCCGAAAGAAACGTGGGCATTGATTACCATGGTGGTATATGCCGTAGTTACCCATCTCCGGTTGGTTCCTAAATTTAATAATGGATGGCTGTTTAATTTTTCATCCGTCCTTGCGTTTGCTTCTGTATTGATGACCTTTTTCGGTGTGAATTATTTTCTAAACGGTATGCATTCTTATGGAGAAAATAGCAATATACACGGTATCTTTATATACTTATATATAATAGCAGGAGCGATATCGATCTTGAGTATTTTTTCTTATAGAGGATATAATAAACAGAAGTAA